In one window of Nakamurella sp. PAMC28650 DNA:
- a CDS encoding FAD-binding protein, with amino-acid sequence MTVARTNWAGNVVFSAADFGAPATVAELQHTVAAADRVRALGSGHSFNRIADTTGRLLSVAELPAVLDIDSAGAQVEVSGGTRYGELGRALQSAGFALHNTGSLPHISVAGASSTGTHGSGSGNGNLATIVSAVELVTADGDLVALSRDSEGERFNGMVLALGSLGVMTTLTLDLVPTFDIRQDVYEGLPAARLDQHFDEVMSSGYSVSVFTDWKPSGLHVIWRKSRVSGAAVDADPEWLGARLATVEHNPVPGMPPQNATAQLGQPGPWNERLPHFRLDFTPSSGEELQSEYLLPRHHAAAARQALQEIADLIAPVLMISEFRTVAADDLWLSPSYRTDAIAFHFTWIRDPAAVSPVLTAIEERLAPFGARPHWGKVFNTSPVSLDGLYERLPDFRALVTSLDPAGKFRNDFLDRLVMERS; translated from the coding sequence ATCACCGTGGCACGCACCAACTGGGCCGGCAACGTCGTCTTCTCCGCCGCTGACTTCGGCGCCCCGGCGACGGTGGCCGAGCTGCAGCACACCGTTGCAGCGGCGGATCGCGTACGAGCGCTGGGCAGCGGTCACTCCTTCAACCGGATCGCCGACACCACCGGGCGTCTGCTGTCCGTGGCCGAGCTTCCGGCGGTGCTGGACATCGACTCGGCCGGCGCGCAGGTCGAGGTGAGCGGCGGTACGCGCTACGGCGAACTCGGACGGGCCCTGCAGTCGGCCGGGTTCGCGCTGCACAACACCGGTTCGCTACCTCACATCTCGGTGGCTGGTGCCAGCTCGACCGGCACCCACGGGTCCGGCTCGGGAAACGGCAATCTAGCCACCATCGTCTCGGCGGTCGAATTGGTCACGGCCGACGGCGATCTCGTCGCCCTGAGCCGGGATTCCGAGGGTGAACGGTTCAACGGAATGGTCCTGGCGCTGGGTTCGCTGGGCGTCATGACGACGCTGACGTTGGACCTGGTGCCGACCTTCGACATCCGTCAGGACGTCTACGAGGGCCTCCCGGCCGCCCGACTCGACCAGCACTTCGACGAGGTGATGTCCTCCGGCTACAGCGTCAGCGTGTTCACCGACTGGAAACCGTCCGGGCTGCATGTCATCTGGCGCAAGAGCCGGGTGTCGGGTGCGGCGGTCGACGCCGACCCGGAATGGCTCGGCGCACGGCTGGCCACCGTCGAGCACAACCCGGTGCCCGGGATGCCGCCGCAGAACGCCACCGCCCAACTCGGGCAACCCGGCCCCTGGAACGAACGCCTGCCGCATTTCCGGCTGGATTTCACCCCCAGCAGCGGGGAGGAGCTGCAGTCCGAGTATCTCCTGCCGCGACACCATGCCGCCGCGGCCCGGCAGGCGCTGCAGGAGATCGCCGACCTCATCGCCCCGGTGTTGATGATCTCGGAATTCCGCACCGTCGCCGCAGACGACCTGTGGCTCAGTCCGAGCTACCGGACCGACGCCATCGCCTTCCACTTCACCTGGATCCGCGATCCTGCCGCGGTGTCGCCCGTCCTGACGGCGATCGAGGAGCGGCTCGCCCCGTTCGGCGCCCGGCCGCATTGGGGCAAGGTCTTCAACACGAGCCCCGTGTCGTTGGACGGTCTCTACGAACGATTGCCCGATTTCCGCGCGCTGGTCACCTCGCTCGATCCGGCCGGCAAGTTCCGCAACGACTTCCTGGACCGGCTCGTGATGGAGCGCTCCTGA
- a CDS encoding Ig-like domain-containing protein, translated as MSTSPRGRLVVAAVLFPLILASCTIDPSTGPVAISSATSSGVSLPGATFPSGAPSPTTASSPTVDTSRTTGSSAPSSPTLPSTTAVPAPRIRTSPADGADGISPTAPVTVRAQAGTFLRVALTNPEGRPVTGAFSAGRTVWTSTEPLGYRRKYTLTAGAVRPGAPRTESTSSFTTLSPLQTIYPSFFPNPTMKTVGVGQPMVIIFDKAPVDRVAAEKALSVKTVPAVKGSWFWWDDRTVHYRPSTHWKPGTEVTVSANLYGVHLGGGSYGEADRSMSVTIGPSRIATIDDATKQMQVFVDGRKVKTFPVSMGMDKEVTVAGQKISFVTPSGTYVAQEKYEVKQMSSASYGLPVNSSLGYDSRIPLAMRFSDGGIFVHAAPWSVADQGVRNVSHGCINLGPAAGRWFYDNFGHGDVMTVKGTSTRLDPSDGFGDWNISWDKWLAGSALA; from the coding sequence ATGTCAACGTCCCCGCGCGGGCGACTCGTCGTCGCCGCCGTCCTTTTCCCCCTGATCCTCGCCTCGTGCACGATCGACCCGTCGACCGGACCCGTCGCCATCAGCTCGGCGACCTCGAGCGGCGTGTCCCTGCCCGGAGCCACCTTCCCGAGCGGCGCCCCCTCACCGACCACCGCCTCCTCACCCACCGTCGACACCTCCCGGACGACTGGGTCCTCCGCTCCGTCGTCCCCGACACTCCCGTCCACCACGGCCGTTCCGGCGCCCCGGATCCGCACCAGCCCGGCGGACGGAGCGGACGGGATCTCCCCGACCGCGCCGGTCACCGTCCGGGCCCAGGCCGGCACCTTCTTGCGGGTGGCCCTGACCAATCCCGAGGGCAGACCCGTCACCGGAGCCTTCTCCGCGGGACGGACGGTCTGGACCTCTACCGAACCGCTCGGATACCGACGCAAGTACACCCTGACGGCCGGCGCCGTCCGCCCGGGCGCACCGCGCACCGAGTCCACGTCGTCCTTCACCACGCTGTCCCCGTTGCAGACCATCTACCCCTCGTTCTTCCCGAACCCGACCATGAAGACCGTCGGCGTCGGCCAGCCGATGGTGATCATCTTCGACAAGGCGCCGGTCGACCGGGTCGCTGCCGAGAAGGCCCTGTCGGTGAAAACGGTGCCGGCGGTGAAGGGTTCCTGGTTCTGGTGGGACGACCGCACGGTCCACTACCGACCCAGCACGCACTGGAAGCCCGGCACCGAGGTCACCGTCTCGGCCAACCTCTACGGGGTCCACCTCGGCGGCGGATCCTACGGCGAGGCGGATCGCAGCATGAGCGTCACCATCGGGCCCTCCAGGATCGCCACCATCGACGACGCGACCAAGCAGATGCAGGTCTTCGTGGACGGCCGGAAGGTCAAGACGTTCCCGGTGTCGATGGGGATGGACAAGGAGGTCACGGTCGCAGGTCAGAAGATTTCCTTCGTGACCCCGTCCGGCACCTATGTCGCGCAGGAGAAGTACGAGGTCAAGCAGATGAGCTCCGCCTCCTACGGCCTGCCGGTGAATTCCTCCCTCGGGTACGACTCCCGCATCCCGCTCGCGATGCGGTTCTCCGACGGAGGGATCTTCGTGCACGCGGCGCCCTGGTCGGTGGCCGACCAGGGCGTGCGCAACGTGTCCCACGGTTGCATCAACCTCGGACCGGCTGCGGGTCGGTGGTTCTACGACAACTTCGGCCACGGTGACGTGATGACGGTGAAGGGCACCTCGACCCGGCTCGACCCGTCCGACGGCTTCGGCGACTGGAACATCAGCTGGGACAAGTGGCTGGCCGGCAGCGCCCTGGCCTGA